One genomic window of Magnolia sinica isolate HGM2019 chromosome 3, MsV1, whole genome shotgun sequence includes the following:
- the LOC131240320 gene encoding chlorophyll a-b binding protein 6, chloroplastic, which produces MASSALRSCGVASVVPSLLSSSKSQFTNAIALPNSFSNASSRWAMSAEWMPGQPRPPYLDGSAPGDFGFDPLRLGEVPENLERFKESELIHCRWAMLAVPGILVPEALGLGNWVKAQEWAAIPGGQATYLGNPVPWGTLPTILVIEFISIAFVEHQRSMEKDTEKKKYPGGAFDPLGYSKDPEKFKEYKIKEIKNGRLALLAFVGFCVQQSAYPGTGPLENLATHLADPWHNNIGDVLIPRSISP; this is translated from the exons ATGGCGTCGAGCGCGTTGCGGAGCTGCGGAGTGGCGTCGGTCGTCCCTTCTCTCCTTTCATCGTCGAAGTCCCAATTCACCAACGCGATCGCTCTCCCGAATTCTTTCTCCAATGCCTCATCTCGGTGGGCCATGTCAGCTGAATGGATGCCAGGCCAGCCACGACCGCCTTATCTCGACGGTTCAGCTCCTGG TGACTTCGGGTTCGATCCTCTTCGCCTCGGCGAGGTCCCGGAGAACCTGGAGAGATTCAAGGAGTCTGAACTCATTCACTGCCGATGGGCAATGCTTGCTGTT CCAGGGATCTTGGTGCCAGAGGCATTGGGCTTGGGCAACTGGGTGAAGGCACAAGAGTGGGCTGCAATACCAGGCGGGCAGGCAACCTACCTAGGCAACCCAGTCCCGTGGGGCACCCTCCCAACCATCCTTGTCATCGAATTTATCTCCATTGCCTTTGTGGAGCACCAGCGTAGCATGGAGAAAGACACTGAGAAGAAGAAGTACCCAGGCGGGGCCTTCGACCCCTTGGGATACTCCAAGGATCCCGAAAAGTTCAAGGAATACAAGATCAAGGAGATCAAAAATG gccgGCTTGCCTTGTTGGCCTTTGTGGGATTCTGCGTCCAGCAATCGGCTTATCCCGGAACGGGCCCACTGGAAAATCTGGCGACCCACTTGGCCGATCCGTGGCACAACAACATCGGCGATGTTCTGATCCCAAGATCCATTTCGCCTTGA
- the LOC131240319 gene encoding uncharacterized protein LOC131240319: MQIVTAFSLLFLLSFISLFHSTIQDLGPAPAPVTGADVVPVSAPALFSSPAPVLSRSAAPSPHWEENPLPEVQRSPASAPEGVEGEATGKTPQTAPPPQPPLEEDSETVRWCVVRDEFVDCQNYISLLKPTAGYVWKCVQQQTTEACLNSIKNGEADLINLDAGLAYIAFLNYSMKAIANEVYCNHAENYNSVAVVNRKACEENGEISLKDFKGRRSCHGGYSTATGWNYPVNHLKQFAESNQSKDYEIVSDFFSAVCAPSEFEGMGECGGCGNENGSCSSTLYYGHSGAFRCLVEELGDIAFVKEDTPLLYSMEGPYNKTWSIKAIKEFMYLCPQGGCREINGYPGSCILGTVPANVIMARNSISSRKLSVVLQTLLNATWASALYTGKNANSHVLSSSTQGLSVVKQLTRAYLGVSASISQTIQELNVKKVQATPSTLNTVPDVSFATFPHVQHRWMLATLSILLGLL; this comes from the exons ATGCAGATCGTAACggctttctctctcctcttcctcctctcattcatctctctcttccattccACGATCCAAG ATCTTGGGCCAGCTCCTGCACCCGTTACAGGAGCAGATGTCGTGCCGGTTTCCGCTCCTGCTCTGTTTTCTTCTCCAGCTCCGGTCTTGTCCCGCTCCGCCGCACCATCACCACACTGGGAGGAAAACCCACTTCCGGAAGTCCAGAGATCGCCCGCTTCAGCGCCGGAAGGAGTAGAAGGAGAAGCCACAGGCAAAACTCCTCAGACGGCTCCACCTCCACAACCACCACTGGAAGAGGATTCAGAGACTGTTAGATGGTGTGTGGTGAGGGACGAGTTCGTGGATTGCCAGAATTACATCAGCCTTCTCAAGCCGACCGCCGGTTATGTTTGGAAATG TGTTCAGCAGCAAACAACTGAAGCATGTTTGAATTCAATAAAGAATGgggaagcagatttaataaactTGGATGCAGGACTAGCATACATTGCGTTTTTGAATTACTCCATGAAAGCAATTGCAAATGAGGTTTACTGCAACCATGCTGAGAACTATAACTCTGTCGCTGTTGTCAACCGGAAAGCTTGTGAAGAGAATGGAGAAATCAGCTTGAAGGATTTCAAGGGACGCAGGTCTTGCCATGGAGGTTACTCAACAGCAACGGGATGGAATTATCCTGTCAACCATCTCAAACAGTTTGCTGAGTCCAATCAATCGAAAGACTATGAGATTGTTTCTGATTTCTTCTCGGCAGTCTGTGCTCCATCAGAATTTGAAGGAATGGGGGAATGTGGTGGGTGTGGAAATGAGAATGGTTCGTGTTCCTCAACTTTGTACTATGGTCATTCGGGGGCGTTCCGGTGCCTGGTTGAAGAGTTGGGAGATATTGCATTCGTCAAGGAAGACACTCCATTGCTTTACTCTATGGAAGGCCCATATAATAAGACATGGTCGATAAAAGCGATAAAAGAATTCAT GTATCTATGTCCACAAGGGGGTTGCAGAGAAATCAACGGTTATCCTGGGTCCTGCAT ATTGGGAACTGTTCCTGCAAATGTAATAATGGCACGCAATTCTATCTCAAGTAGAAAGCTGTCCGTAGTGCTGCAGACATTGCTCAATGCAACCTGGGCCAGTGCTCTTTACACTGGGAAAAATGCCAACAGTCACGTACTTAGTTCAAG CACTCAGGGATTATCTGTAGTGAAACAGCTCACAAGGGCATACCTTGGGGTATCAGCTTCCATTTCTCAAACCATACAAGAACTCAATGTCAAAAAGGTTCAAGCCACTCCATCCACACTAAATACAGTTCCAG atgTATCTTTTGCCACATTTCCTCATGTTCAACATCGATGGATGCTTGCTACGCTCTCAATCCTACTTGGACTTTTGTAA